In one window of Synergistaceae bacterium DNA:
- a CDS encoding fructose-bisphosphate aldolase, with translation MILATPGLCEFISGVIHYDETNRQSRKDGTTFVKVISDAGIIPWVFIVKNNNIAPHPHVASKEKVLEKWNVASNKNVLEERCFLLPYF, from the coding sequence TTGATTCTTGCCACTCCCGGATTGTGTGAGTTTATCAGCGGCGTCATCCATTATGATGAAACCAACCGTCAGTCCAGAAAAGATGGCACAACGTTTGTTAAAGTCATCAGCGATGCGGGAATCATTCCCTGGGTCTTTATTGTAAAAAACAATAACATTGCCCCGCACCCGCATGTTGCGTCAAAAGAAAAGGTACTTGAAAAGTGGAACGTTGCGTCAAATAAAAATGTACTTGAAGAAAGATGCTTCCTCCTTCCGTACTTTTAA
- a CDS encoding RpiB/LacA/LacB family sugar-phosphate isomerase produces the protein MNPKNKPTLTTQRVEMMRIGIAADHGGFELKAQLTAALEAAGYKVEDFGAHDLDLGDDYPDFVVPLARAVVRGEITRGVAICGSGVGACVAANKVPGVRAALIMDPFSAHQGVEDDDMNVMCLGGGVTGYALSWDLVQMFLNAHFKGTERFKRRLAKVAELER, from the coding sequence ATGAACCCAAAAAATAAACCGACGCTAACAACTCAAAGAGTAGAAATGATGCGCATTGGCATAGCTGCAGACCATGGTGGGTTTGAATTGAAAGCACAACTGACTGCGGCACTTGAGGCTGCCGGTTATAAAGTTGAAGACTTCGGCGCTCATGACTTAGATTTGGGAGATGACTACCCGGATTTTGTGGTGCCGTTGGCGAGGGCGGTGGTGAGAGGTGAAATCACCCGCGGTGTTGCTATCTGCGGAAGCGGGGTTGGAGCTTGTGTTGCGGCAAACAAAGTGCCCGGTGTGAGAGCTGCGTTGATTATGGATCCTTTCTCTGCTCATCAGGGAGTAGAGGACGATGACATGAACGTTATGTGTCTGGGCGGCGGGGTCACCGGATATGCTCTATCTTGGGACTTGGTTCAAATGTTCTTAAATGCCCATTTTAAGGGGACAGAGCGTTTCAAACGCCGACTTGCGAAAGTAGCGGAATTGGAAAGATAG
- the pgi gene encoding glucose-6-phosphate isomerase, protein MTGIAPLTKRAAWQALEAHYPKVRDLHLRKIFADDPKRGERMVVEDVGIYFDYSKHRITDETLRLLLQLAEESGLRARIDAMFRGEKINVTEKRAVLHVALRTPKGQSIIVDGEDVVSQVHAVLNKMVNFSAQVRSGEWRGYTGKPIRNIINIGIGGSDLGPVMAYEALRYYSRRDLTFRFVSNIDGTDFAEATRDLDARETLFIISSKTFTTLETMTNAFTARDWVLKTLKHPAAVARHFVAVSTNVGEVAKFGIDTANMFEFWDWVGGRYSMDSAIGLSTMLAIGPENFYAMLDGFHQMDEHFRTAPFERNLPVLMGLLGLWYNNFFGAETMAVLPYEQYLKRFPAYLQQLMMESNGKHVTIEGIEVPYQTGPITWGEPGTNGQHSFFQLIHQGTKLIPCDFIAFVQSLNPLGRHHDLLLANVFAQTEALAFGKTQQEVRSEGTPAWLVPHRTFEGNRPSSTILLERLTPVTLGALVALYEHSVFTQGVIWDIDSFDQWGVELGKVLAARISSELEPGAKCQLEHDSSTTALIRHYRRSKEMLQGQ, encoded by the coding sequence ATGACAGGAATCGCACCGCTAACGAAACGCGCGGCATGGCAGGCCCTCGAGGCACATTACCCGAAGGTTCGGGATTTGCATCTTCGGAAGATCTTTGCGGATGATCCAAAACGCGGGGAGCGTATGGTAGTCGAGGATGTCGGCATTTACTTTGACTATTCGAAGCACCGTATTACCGATGAGACACTCCGGCTCCTTTTACAGTTGGCGGAGGAGTCCGGTCTGCGAGCCCGCATCGATGCCATGTTTAGGGGCGAGAAGATAAACGTCACTGAGAAACGGGCCGTCCTGCATGTGGCCCTGCGCACACCTAAAGGTCAATCAATTATCGTGGATGGCGAAGATGTCGTATCTCAGGTCCATGCCGTGCTTAACAAGATGGTCAACTTTTCCGCCCAGGTACGTAGCGGTGAGTGGAGGGGCTACACCGGCAAGCCGATCCGCAACATCATCAATATTGGTATCGGCGGGTCTGATCTGGGGCCTGTGATGGCGTATGAGGCGTTACGCTATTACAGCCGGCGTGACCTGACTTTCCGCTTCGTTTCCAACATTGACGGTACCGATTTTGCCGAGGCTACCCGCGATCTTGATGCCAGGGAGACGCTATTCATCATATCATCGAAAACCTTTACGACTCTGGAGACAATGACAAACGCGTTTACGGCCCGAGACTGGGTGTTAAAAACTTTAAAACATCCCGCTGCTGTCGCCAGGCATTTCGTCGCTGTATCGACCAACGTAGGGGAAGTAGCTAAGTTTGGCATCGACACTGCAAATATGTTCGAATTTTGGGACTGGGTCGGCGGGCGCTACTCCATGGACTCAGCAATTGGCCTCTCGACGATGCTCGCTATAGGACCCGAAAATTTTTACGCCATGCTTGACGGTTTCCACCAAATGGACGAACATTTCCGTACAGCCCCGTTTGAGCGTAACTTGCCGGTACTTATGGGACTTTTGGGCCTCTGGTACAATAACTTCTTTGGCGCCGAGACCATGGCAGTCCTTCCCTATGAACAATACTTGAAGCGCTTCCCGGCTTACCTCCAGCAGTTGATGATGGAGAGCAATGGCAAGCATGTCACGATCGAGGGGATAGAAGTCCCCTATCAAACGGGGCCAATCACTTGGGGGGAGCCGGGTACCAATGGACAGCATTCTTTCTTCCAATTGATTCATCAGGGAACTAAACTCATTCCCTGCGACTTTATCGCGTTTGTTCAGTCGCTTAACCCTCTTGGCCGCCACCATGACTTGCTGCTTGCCAATGTCTTTGCTCAGACGGAGGCACTTGCTTTTGGCAAAACACAGCAGGAGGTCCGATCCGAGGGTACGCCAGCATGGCTGGTACCGCACCGGACTTTTGAGGGGAACCGTCCTTCCAGCACGATCCTCCTGGAACGGCTGACTCCGGTGACGCTTGGGGCGCTTGTTGCATTGTATGAACACAGTGTTTTCACGCAAGGCGTCATTTGGGATATCGACTCATTTGATCAATGGGGGGTCGAACTGGGAAAGGTGCTTGCCGCCCGGATCAGTTCTGAACTTGAGCCCGGCGCCAAATGCCAACTCGAGCATGATAGCTCAACAACAGCCCTGATAAGGCATTACAGGAGATCCAAGGAGATGTTGCAGGGGCAATAA
- the tal gene encoding transaldolase — protein sequence MKENKLRQLRTLGQSIWLDYIRRDLIAGGELRRLICEDGLLGMTSNPSIFENAIAHSHEYDDDIRNMALGGKDSMAIYEALSQCDVQSAAREFCPVYNETEGKDGYVSLEVNPHLAYDTKETIAEARRLWTALNRPNVLIKVPATTEGIKAVKQLISDGINVNVTLIFGLQRYQQVAEAYITGLEERFAKGMPVKDVSSVASFFVSRIDVLVDSMLEKTIAQGNDEAQLAEQLLGQVAIASAKSAYQIYKVIFNSNRFKKLSDLGARTQRLLWASTGTKNPNHSDVKYVEALIGADTVNTIPVNTLDAYRDHGDPKPRIEHDTDGAKQILLKLQSLGINLNSVAQQLEEEGVEKFSHSFDSLINTLEKKRHVV from the coding sequence TTGAAAGAAAATAAATTAAGGCAATTGAGAACACTTGGACAGTCTATCTGGCTTGACTATATACGGCGAGATTTGATTGCCGGCGGCGAGCTCCGGAGATTAATATGTGAAGATGGTTTGCTGGGGATGACCTCAAACCCATCTATATTTGAGAATGCTATCGCGCACAGCCATGAATATGATGATGACATCCGGAACATGGCTCTTGGTGGAAAAGACAGCATGGCAATTTATGAAGCACTCAGCCAGTGTGATGTGCAGAGTGCCGCACGTGAATTTTGTCCTGTCTATAACGAAACTGAAGGCAAGGATGGATATGTCAGCCTGGAGGTCAATCCACACCTGGCGTACGATACAAAAGAGACGATCGCTGAAGCACGCCGCTTATGGACGGCTTTAAATCGTCCAAATGTGTTAATTAAAGTCCCTGCCACTACAGAAGGTATTAAAGCTGTTAAACAACTTATCAGCGATGGGATCAATGTCAATGTGACGTTGATATTTGGGCTCCAAAGGTATCAGCAAGTGGCCGAGGCTTACATCACAGGTCTTGAGGAGCGATTTGCCAAAGGAATGCCAGTAAAGGATGTGTCTTCGGTGGCTAGTTTCTTTGTGAGTCGAATTGATGTGCTTGTAGACTCCATGCTGGAAAAAACAATCGCGCAAGGTAACGATGAGGCGCAGCTCGCGGAGCAGTTGCTTGGGCAGGTCGCCATCGCAAGCGCCAAATCAGCATATCAAATTTATAAGGTAATCTTTAATAGCAATCGTTTTAAAAAACTATCCGACCTTGGTGCCCGGACACAGCGGCTGCTTTGGGCCAGTACCGGTACTAAGAACCCAAACCATAGCGATGTGAAATACGTTGAGGCTCTTATTGGGGCGGATACGGTGAATACAATCCCAGTCAATACTCTGGATGCCTACCGCGATCATGGTGATCCGAAGCCTCGCATCGAACATGACACTGATGGGGCTAAACAGATTTTACTGAAATTGCAATCGCTCGGGATAAACCTCAATAGTGTGGCCCAACAACTGGAGGAGGAGGGCGTTGAGAAATTCAGCCATTCGTTCGACTCACTGATCAATACCCTGGAGAAAAAGCGTCATGTAGTCTGA
- a CDS encoding universal stress protein: MLKNFIVATDLSKDSYVLVCCVGGLKVFGAERCLLLQFRSVDDVVEFSRACATETFSKYDHILEEQKKTLEKQGYTVETRVLSGFPANEINKIAVEEDYSVIVVGARRSSSTGEVFFSSLANDLIHIAEKPVLLSRSKKQGAAGLLCCSETLGCEVGNHVLYPTDFSENADLAFTSLLDMAADRARKITLLHVQDKTRISPYLENRIEEFNKIDRARLEGMKKMIQEKGKAEVDIVIKYGNPSVEILDTAKELDVDMVVMGSQGRGFVKEFFLGSVSYNTARFSPSSVLLIPTNR; the protein is encoded by the coding sequence ATGCTTAAAAATTTCATAGTTGCTACTGATTTATCGAAAGATTCCTATGTGCTGGTATGCTGTGTTGGAGGACTTAAGGTTTTTGGAGCTGAAAGATGTCTGTTGCTGCAGTTCCGAAGTGTGGACGATGTTGTCGAATTTTCAAGGGCATGTGCAACAGAGACGTTTTCCAAATACGATCATATTCTGGAAGAGCAGAAAAAAACATTGGAAAAACAGGGTTACACTGTTGAAACAAGAGTATTATCCGGATTTCCGGCAAATGAAATAAACAAGATCGCCGTAGAAGAGGATTACTCCGTTATCGTAGTCGGAGCCCGGAGGAGTTCTTCGACAGGGGAAGTGTTCTTCAGCAGTCTCGCGAATGATTTAATACATATCGCAGAAAAACCGGTCCTGCTGAGCAGATCCAAAAAACAAGGGGCAGCGGGTTTGTTATGCTGCTCAGAAACTTTGGGCTGTGAGGTGGGTAACCATGTGCTGTATCCCACTGATTTCTCCGAAAATGCGGACCTGGCTTTCACTTCTCTGTTAGATATGGCAGCAGATAGAGCCAGAAAGATTACGCTGCTCCATGTTCAGGATAAAACACGCATCAGTCCCTATCTTGAAAACCGAATCGAAGAATTTAATAAGATTGACAGAGCCAGACTGGAAGGCATGAAAAAAATGATTCAGGAAAAAGGAAAGGCAGAGGTAGACATTGTAATAAAATACGGTAATCCATCGGTTGAGATTCTAGATACAGCCAAGGAACTTGATGTGGATATGGTTGTAATGGGCAGCCAGGGCAGAGGTTTTGTAAAGGAATTTTTCCTTGGAAGCGTAAGTTACAATACTGCGCGCTTCTCGCCGTCATCGGTCCTGCTGATCCCGACAAATAGATAA
- a CDS encoding flavodoxin family protein, protein MKVIAVNGSPRKNGNTAILLKKALEGAESKGAETRLVHLYDLNFKGCISCFACKVKNSSCGGLCAIRDDLTSVLKDILECDSLLLGSPIYLSNVTGEMRSFIERLIFPNLSYNKGKLSILQRKIASCFIYTMNITEEMAKEWGYEPLFEQNKSILERILNGSSDFLLSFDTYQFDDYSKYDASNFDEAHKAKVREDQFPVDCSKAFEIGADLAKN, encoded by the coding sequence ATGAAAGTTATAGCCGTCAACGGAAGCCCGAGAAAAAACGGAAACACTGCCATCTTGCTGAAGAAAGCCCTGGAAGGAGCAGAATCGAAAGGAGCTGAAACGAGGCTCGTACATCTGTATGATTTAAATTTTAAGGGCTGTATCAGCTGTTTTGCCTGCAAGGTAAAAAACAGCAGTTGCGGCGGGCTTTGCGCCATTAGGGATGATCTTACAAGCGTTCTTAAAGATATATTGGAATGCGACTCATTGTTGCTCGGTTCTCCGATATATTTAAGCAATGTTACCGGTGAGATGAGGTCTTTTATAGAGCGGCTGATATTCCCTAACCTCTCTTATAATAAGGGAAAACTGTCTATACTGCAGCGGAAGATCGCATCATGTTTTATCTATACCATGAATATTACAGAAGAGATGGCCAAAGAATGGGGGTATGAGCCCCTTTTTGAACAAAATAAAAGTATCCTTGAAAGAATATTAAACGGCAGTTCAGACTTTTTGCTCTCCTTTGACACATACCAGTTCGATGATTATTCAAAGTATGACGCGTCAAACTTTGATGAGGCACATAAGGCAAAAGTAAGGGAGGATCAGTTTCCCGTCGACTGCAGCAAGGCGTTTGAAATAGGAGCGGATCTGGCAAAGAACTGA
- a CDS encoding ferredoxin: MGIKINLDECIGCGVCAQLCPAVFKLDEDAGKCMVISQEVSPALKEAIDSCPVSVITSD; the protein is encoded by the coding sequence ATGGGAATTAAGATCAACCTTGATGAATGCATCGGCTGTGGTGTCTGCGCTCAGCTCTGCCCGGCGGTTTTCAAGCTTGACGAAGATGCGGGAAAGTGCATGGTGATTTCACAGGAAGTCTCCCCTGCGCTTAAAGAGGCAATAGACAGCTGCCCCGTATCAGTAATCACTTCCGACTGA
- a CDS encoding pur operon repressor translates to MRGQRTERLVRLAANFMLYPSKLVSLTDLAGKFNVSKTVISDDVEVIDSAMTAEGFGQMQVDRGRSGGARFIPLCTPEYRGKILKETAEKLTDPDRVLPGGLIYYSDLIFNPETALSLGYAMASLFTDLQPDVVMTSEVKGIPIAMFAAYALGVPLAVCRFRNRPSDGAAVGVHYPTGNGDVKTMYIGTRQLKRGCRVLIVDDFMRGGSTASGMLLMAKQFDAEVAGIGIFIAAAEPENKAIPSYRSLLTLLHHDGGVKLIVTPEK, encoded by the coding sequence ATGAGAGGTCAAAGAACGGAAAGACTGGTAAGACTTGCGGCAAACTTTATGCTATACCCATCTAAACTGGTGTCCCTGACCGACCTTGCAGGAAAATTCAATGTCTCCAAGACAGTTATAAGCGACGATGTTGAGGTGATCGATTCTGCGATGACGGCTGAAGGGTTCGGACAGATGCAGGTTGACCGCGGCCGAAGCGGAGGGGCCAGATTCATTCCGCTCTGTACCCCTGAATACAGGGGGAAAATACTTAAAGAGACTGCGGAAAAGCTAACAGACCCGGACAGGGTCCTCCCGGGCGGTCTTATCTATTACAGCGACCTTATTTTCAATCCGGAGACCGCTCTCTCTCTCGGATATGCGATGGCATCCCTGTTCACGGATCTGCAGCCTGATGTTGTAATGACTTCAGAGGTCAAAGGCATTCCGATAGCGATGTTCGCTGCCTATGCCCTGGGAGTGCCCCTTGCTGTATGCCGTTTCCGCAACAGGCCCAGCGATGGTGCGGCAGTCGGAGTGCATTATCCCACTGGGAACGGCGATGTCAAAACGATGTACATAGGCACGAGACAGCTGAAAAGAGGCTGCCGTGTCCTTATAGTGGACGACTTTATGAGGGGCGGGAGCACCGCGTCGGGGATGCTTCTTATGGCGAAGCAGTTCGATGCCGAAGTTGCAGGCATAGGGATATTCATAGCGGCAGCGGAGCCTGAAAACAAGGCGATCCCAAGCTATCGTTCGCTGCTGACCCTACTGCACCATGACGGCGGCGTGAAGCTTATAGTGACTCCGGAAAAATAA
- a CDS encoding 4-diphosphocytidyl-2C-methyl-D-erythritol kinase has protein sequence MTIYCYNDENTEDILELKGLCIKGPNLVTKALAWARGKGADIPPLHMRLDKIYPPGSGIGAGSGNAAALIKWIRNSYGLNVDNEAIAELGADVAFLASDACLAFAEGIGERLKLLDDAPELTWVLGFPKWKSSTPAAYADLDRYREALGLSVACDAPEEEALDILDKLRKKEFIGFLPNDFADLALNEHKEYIDAFEAAEAGGSLAWGLCGSGSAFFALCGDKGSAKKTESLFTDKSWVIKTARLE, from the coding sequence TTGACAATTTACTGCTATAATGATGAAAATACAGAAGATATTCTGGAGCTTAAAGGTCTATGCATAAAAGGCCCGAATCTTGTCACAAAGGCACTCGCATGGGCCAGGGGAAAGGGTGCCGATATCCCGCCGCTTCACATGCGGCTTGATAAGATATATCCTCCGGGGAGTGGCATCGGTGCCGGGAGCGGAAACGCGGCGGCGCTGATAAAGTGGATCAGGAACAGCTACGGATTGAATGTAGACAATGAGGCCATCGCAGAACTTGGGGCTGACGTGGCGTTTTTGGCTTCTGACGCTTGCCTTGCATTTGCCGAAGGTATAGGCGAGAGGCTTAAATTACTTGATGATGCGCCGGAACTTACATGGGTGCTGGGGTTTCCAAAGTGGAAGTCGTCCACTCCTGCGGCCTATGCGGATCTCGACCGGTACAGAGAGGCGCTCGGTCTGTCTGTCGCCTGTGATGCCCCTGAAGAAGAAGCGCTGGATATACTCGACAAGCTGAGAAAAAAAGAATTTATAGGGTTCCTGCCGAATGATTTCGCTGATTTGGCCCTAAATGAACATAAGGAATATATAGATGCGTTTGAAGCTGCCGAAGCAGGCGGTTCCTTGGCCTGGGGGCTTTGCGGAAGCGGCAGTGCGTTCTTCGCGCTTTGCGGTGACAAGGGCTCTGCTAAAAAAACAGAATCATTATTTACGGACAAAAGCTGGGTAATAAAAACCGCCAGATTGGAGTGA
- a CDS encoding Veg family protein: protein MAQTLESIREIVRLHRGSRIFYRAANGRRKMEERTGVIRETYPSLFTVFIDSQQSTVSFSYADVLTREVEVQLEGSGKSLF from the coding sequence ATGGCGCAGACATTAGAATCGATACGTGAGATAGTGCGTCTGCACAGGGGTTCTCGGATTTTTTACCGTGCTGCGAACGGACGCAGAAAAATGGAAGAAAGAACCGGTGTGATTCGCGAGACCTATCCCAGTCTCTTTACGGTGTTTATCGATTCACAGCAGAGCACTGTCTCTTTCAGTTATGCTGACGTATTGACCCGTGAAGTGGAAGTGCAGCTTGAAGGCAGCGGGAAGAGCCTTTTCTAG
- the selB gene encoding selenocysteine-specific translation elongation factor, whose translation MTAGALEYPFIIGTAGHIDHGKTALVRALSGVDCDRLQEEKRRGMTIELGFAPLTLPSGKTISIIDVPGHEKFIRQMVAGAVGIDAVMFVVAADDGVMPQTREHLEILTLLGIKNGLTVINKSDLVDEEMLEMAKDEVNALISNTFLDGSPVIPVSALTGAGLPELTDAIQFMVENSRQRDRSGAFFLPVDRAFHISGFGTVVTGTALNGIISEGDDIEVLPPVIPSKVRSLQVHGESVTSAAAGQRVAINLAGISLDDVKRGDVIAARGHFSPTECLDVSIDVLPSFTGPVEHWQRLRLHIGTSDVVARLSLLDREKVLPGETAIAQILTEEPITASCRSRFILRTYSPLRTIAGGRVLLAAGERPKNKNSKISLIRFLEAVSADVGLKERLLALIEYKGMLTTGEALRALETEPAEIDRHIASLDAKGKIGVVRTVETTLLSISKMEEFNAKLTAGLKKFHSEHPERRGMDIEEVSKCLSMPDVRFVRELVKLFKKMSWVTVDDGRVRLKDFEPFDEARFMSDVDAVRNLMRGSGYAMPAVDEIPEILHITQKDMNRILAYLKERREVVIIGDGFLVSSEIESDFKEKLLGIEGEITLAGVRDLTGSSRKYILPLLEYFDTKGITRRVGDKRIIMKNKR comes from the coding sequence ATGACTGCCGGAGCACTGGAATACCCGTTCATAATCGGTACGGCCGGACATATAGACCATGGCAAGACAGCGCTTGTGAGGGCACTGTCGGGAGTGGACTGTGACCGCCTTCAGGAGGAGAAACGGCGCGGCATGACTATTGAGCTTGGCTTTGCCCCGCTCACACTTCCATCTGGGAAGACTATCAGCATCATCGATGTTCCCGGACATGAAAAATTCATAAGGCAGATGGTTGCGGGAGCGGTCGGCATCGACGCCGTCATGTTCGTTGTCGCGGCTGATGACGGTGTTATGCCCCAGACGCGTGAACACCTTGAGATCCTTACGCTTCTTGGTATAAAAAACGGCTTGACCGTAATAAATAAATCAGACCTTGTCGATGAAGAGATGCTTGAAATGGCCAAGGACGAGGTCAACGCTCTTATCTCGAACACTTTTCTGGACGGCAGTCCGGTCATACCCGTTTCGGCCCTTACCGGCGCGGGGCTTCCGGAACTTACAGACGCCATACAGTTCATGGTTGAGAACAGCAGACAACGGGATCGCAGCGGCGCTTTCTTTTTGCCCGTCGACAGGGCTTTCCATATTTCAGGTTTCGGGACAGTTGTGACCGGGACGGCGCTAAACGGTATCATTTCAGAAGGTGACGATATCGAAGTTTTGCCTCCTGTGATACCGTCTAAGGTCCGTTCGCTGCAGGTCCATGGTGAATCCGTTACAAGCGCGGCGGCAGGGCAGCGTGTCGCTATAAACCTGGCCGGAATATCGCTTGATGACGTAAAACGGGGTGATGTCATAGCGGCAAGGGGGCACTTTTCACCCACCGAGTGCCTGGACGTCTCCATAGACGTGCTGCCATCTTTTACCGGACCTGTGGAGCATTGGCAGCGCCTGCGCCTGCATATCGGGACGTCTGATGTTGTCGCAAGGCTATCTCTTCTGGACAGGGAAAAGGTTCTGCCCGGAGAGACTGCCATTGCACAGATCCTCACCGAAGAACCGATAACCGCCTCCTGCAGGAGCCGCTTCATACTGCGCACATACAGCCCGCTGCGCACTATCGCAGGCGGTAGGGTGCTGCTTGCTGCCGGCGAGAGGCCAAAGAATAAAAACTCAAAGATTTCGCTGATAAGATTTCTTGAGGCGGTCTCTGCGGACGTCGGCCTCAAGGAACGCCTGCTTGCCCTGATAGAATATAAAGGAATGCTGACGACCGGAGAAGCGCTTCGGGCTCTGGAGACAGAGCCTGCGGAAATTGACAGGCATATCGCAAGCCTCGATGCCAAGGGAAAGATCGGCGTGGTCAGAACAGTTGAGACCACGCTCCTCTCAATTTCAAAGATGGAAGAGTTTAACGCAAAACTTACAGCGGGACTAAAAAAATTTCACAGTGAACATCCAGAACGCAGAGGCATGGACATAGAGGAGGTTTCGAAGTGCCTCTCAATGCCTGATGTGCGTTTTGTAAGGGAACTGGTCAAACTTTTTAAAAAAATGTCATGGGTAACGGTCGACGACGGCAGGGTAAGGCTCAAAGATTTTGAACCTTTCGATGAAGCCCGGTTTATGTCAGATGTGGATGCCGTAAGAAATCTCATGCGCGGGTCAGGCTATGCTATGCCTGCCGTTGACGAGATCCCGGAGATACTGCATATAACACAGAAAGATATGAACCGTATCCTTGCATACCTCAAGGAACGCAGGGAAGTTGTTATCATTGGGGACGGATTCCTCGTTTCATCAGAGATAGAATCTGATTTCAAAGAGAAGCTCCTGGGCATAGAGGGCGAGATAACACTTGCCGGAGTCAGGGATCTTACGGGGAGCAGCAGAAAATATATTCTGCCGTTGCTTGAATATTTTGACACAAAGGGCATCACCAGACGTGTTGGAGACAAGAGGATAATTATGAAGAATAAGCGCTGA
- the selA gene encoding L-seryl-tRNA(Sec) selenium transferase, with translation MKEEIQNAMRKIPSMNKLLSMEWIAEYESEIGHESVKAVISDVLAEQRTKIQRNPDAAFDADSIMRDAEKRLRSRASSSLRRVVNATGVVIHTNLGRSLLAEEAIKAVVEIAGNYNTLEYSTEQGRRGQRNDHIEWLLCRLTGAEAAIVVNNNAGAVILALSALARDKETVISRGELVEIGGSFRIPDIMALSGTRMVETGTTNRTHLKDYESAITDDTAMLFKVHPSNYRIAGFISSVPREELAALAHSRGIVFMEDLGSGMLVDTSSVGLTSDPTINECLGAGADIVTFSGDKLLGGPQIGAIVGSAAIIAKLRTFPLLRALRVDKMTLAAFEATLRLYLKGQYNSIPTLEMVFSKPQDLQKRAQMLCRRLKAFFKGVALNSISLEVVSAADTVGGGTFPQSELRGYAVAVRLPELGSTGSLAEKLRMASVPVVTGASEDRLLFHVRTLRPGDEKLIINAFAEILSMPGSE, from the coding sequence TTGAAAGAAGAAATTCAGAACGCCATGCGTAAAATACCGTCAATGAACAAACTGCTCTCTATGGAGTGGATCGCGGAATATGAGTCTGAGATAGGGCATGAGTCCGTAAAGGCGGTCATTTCAGATGTATTGGCTGAACAGAGGACAAAAATACAGAGAAACCCCGATGCTGCTTTTGATGCCGACAGCATTATGCGCGATGCAGAAAAACGCCTCAGATCCAGAGCGTCTTCAAGCCTGCGCCGCGTGGTCAATGCCACAGGAGTAGTCATACACACAAACCTGGGGCGTTCTCTTCTTGCCGAAGAAGCGATAAAAGCCGTAGTGGAGATAGCCGGAAATTATAATACGCTGGAATATTCTACGGAACAGGGACGCAGGGGCCAAAGGAACGACCACATCGAATGGCTGCTCTGCAGGCTTACCGGCGCAGAGGCGGCAATAGTCGTCAATAATAACGCAGGGGCCGTTATACTGGCTCTTTCGGCTCTTGCCAGAGACAAAGAAACTGTCATCTCCCGCGGGGAACTTGTCGAGATCGGAGGTTCCTTCCGGATCCCCGACATCATGGCCCTGTCCGGTACAAGGATGGTCGAGACAGGGACTACAAACCGCACGCACCTCAAAGATTACGAATCCGCGATCACTGACGATACGGCCATGCTGTTCAAGGTGCATCCGTCCAACTACAGGATCGCCGGCTTTATTTCTTCTGTCCCGCGCGAAGAACTTGCCGCGCTTGCACACAGTAGGGGCATTGTCTTTATGGAGGACCTGGGCAGCGGCATGCTTGTCGATACAAGTTCCGTCGGCCTCACAAGCGACCCTACGATAAACGAATGCCTCGGGGCAGGTGCTGACATAGTTACTTTCTCCGGAGATAAGCTCCTCGGAGGTCCGCAGATAGGAGCCATAGTCGGTTCCGCTGCTATCATCGCAAAGCTCCGCACCTTTCCGCTTCTTCGTGCCCTTAGGGTCGACAAGATGACCCTTGCCGCATTTGAGGCGACGCTCAGACTCTATTTGAAGGGGCAATATAACTCGATACCAACGCTTGAGATGGTCTTCAGCAAACCGCAAGATCTTCAAAAAAGGGCGCAGATGTTATGCCGCAGGCTCAAAGCATTTTTTAAAGGCGTGGCACTCAATTCCATATCCCTGGAAGTTGTCAGTGCTGCAGATACGGTGGGTGGGGGAACGTTTCCCCAGTCGGAGCTCAGGGGATACGCAGTAGCCGTAAGGCTGCCTGAGCTTGGGAGCACAGGCAGCCTCGCAGAAAAACTGCGCATGGCGTCAGTGCCTGTTGTGACCGGCGCATCTGAGGACAGGCTGCTTTTCCATGTGCGCACGCTGAGACCCGGGGATGAAAAATTGATAATCAATGCTTTCGCTGAGATCCTGTCCATGCCCGGAAGTGAATAA